One window of Uloborus diversus isolate 005 chromosome 3, Udiv.v.3.1, whole genome shotgun sequence genomic DNA carries:
- the LOC129218988 gene encoding uncharacterized protein LOC129218988, which translates to MTDLNILNRRRGGLKGQVTRLLSSIGSDIDAMDSTEIDCKLEHVQALKTKFEQLKLDYYSVLKDEELDENEEIFIDLEEELEKIEVALKRKFKQLNNNISRSFNDAPPNSTISIRLPEISLPKFNGKYEEWFLFKEQFNSIINSNSSLSDSQKLYYLNSSLIGRAKEIETIDDTYQSLWKALTERFENKRLIVNSHIQELLNIQKITHESADELRNLVDKIHKHLRALRQMDLQCTEIKEHLAQSRRKN; encoded by the exons ATGACGGACCTCAACATTTTGAACCGAAGACGAGGAGGTCTCAAAGGACAAGTCACGCGGTTGCTATCATCTATAGGAAGTGATATCGACGCAATGGACTCGACGGAAATCGATTGCAAACTTGAACATGTGCAAGCTCTAAAAACCAAATTCGAGCAGCTGAAATTGGATTACTATTCAGTGCTGAAGGATGAGGAATTGGACGAAAATGAAGAGATTTTCATTGATCTCGAagaagaattagaaaaaatagaAGTCGCCCTCAAGCGCAAGTTCAAGCAGCTGAACAACAATATTTCCCGCTCCTTTAATGATGCACCACCTAACTCAACAATCAGTATCCGGCTTCCCGAAATATCACTTCCAAAATTTAACGGTAAATATGAAGAATGGTTCCTCTTCAAAGAACAATTTAACTCCATCATCAATAGCAACTCTTCCCTCTCAGATTCACAAAAACTGTATTACCTGAACTCATCACTTATCGGCCGCGCCAAAGAAATAGAAACAATAGATGATACCTACCAGTCCCTGTGGAAGGCCTTGACTGAGAGGTTCGAAAATAAGAGACTAATTGTGAACAGTCATATACAAGAGCTGTTAAACATCCAGAAAATTACTCATGAGTCTGCAGATGAGCTGAGAAATCTTGTGGACAAGATTCATAAGCATCTGCGTGCACTCCGGCAAATGGATCTGCAAT GTACCGAGATCAAAGAACATCTGGCCCAATCAAGACGCAAGAATTAA